A genomic window from Silene latifolia isolate original U9 population chromosome 11, ASM4854445v1, whole genome shotgun sequence includes:
- the LOC141610651 gene encoding uncharacterized protein LOC141610651, whose translation MGRFSCLYGHLQNHKHKKSTQPSFETMIKMLQVSSPDHTSASSRLAETSGGKNDNNYLGNGTELVSPCSHGWRSREFECENDADSNMDSVHFETGNMRRSLSLGCDLDQKRRISDDDKTDDCVDQVLSFDGSHDCNDTVDLSPPNAAKSAETNSPDHDQEALESLSPNCSSDLVNRESIFSFPNAKYLEEEGHDDCHDSFIAEHVDGCERETAEASRMSKSYSMPNFDCTSPTSPFVSKNALPPHNRSFEDLNILCVEKEDIPAHDACAVDIGEINKDDSFSLFEKFDGENAAFDNYNSFEYGCTSKDWIVPVPDDMGIIEHNRVEDSSSNHWGHFPGQDFKIKRIEDWVIDLQHCSPVEETNETAISNSPVKRASSFLDGLDKMEMKTNPGMEVAKRYISSLNASATTVQLANHGLVAIPLLVAFASLKVLNLSGNSIVRITAGSLPRGLHMLNLSKNKLSTIEGLRELTRLRVLDLSYNKISRIGHGLASCSSVKELYLAGNKISEVEGLHRLLKLAVLDLRFNKIATSKSLGQLAANYNSLQAISLEGNPAQKNVGDEQLKKFVQGLLPQLAYYNRQHIKSSTLKDSSDRAVRLGISAHQFDRGVKSDHKSSSRRSVSKRASHANSPHRQKSQASDSLKQSKGKHAVAPPSSSRASNHHNLLDISSKLRGLKLGASLHKSRSEGALAAEV comes from the exons ATGGGTCGTTTCTCTTGCCTCTACGGTCATCTTCAAAATCACAAGCACAAG AAATCAACGCAACCTTCATTTGAAACAATGATCAAGATGCTTCAAGTTAGTTCTCCAGATCATACATCAGCGAGTTCTAGGTTAGCTGAAACTTCTGGGGGGAAAAATGATAATAATTACTTAGGCAATGGTACAGAACTAGTTTCACCATGCTCACATGGCTGGAGATCTAGAGAATTTGAATGTGAAAATGATGCTGATAGCAACATGGACTCTGTGCACTTTGAGACGGGGAATATGAGAAGAAGCCTCTCTTTAGGCTGTGATCTAGATCAGAAGAGAAGGATATCTGATGACGACAAAACCGATGATTGCGTTGACCAGGTGCTATCTTTTGATGGCTCTCATGATTGCAATGACACGGTGGACCTGTCCCCACCAAATGCCGCTAAGAGTGCAGAGACCAACTCGCCTGATCATGATCAAGAAGCTCTTGAGTCTCTTTCTCCTAATTGTAGTTCTGATTTGGTCAACCGTGAATCTATCTTCTCTTTCCCCAATGCAAAATATTTGGAAGAGGAAGGACATGATGACTGTCATGATTCATTTATTGCTGAGCACGTTGATGGTTGTGAAAGGGAGACTGCtgaagcatcaagaatgtcaaaGTCGTACTCCATGCCAAACTTTGATTGTACATCGCCCACTTCCCCATTTGTCTCGAAGAATGCCTTGCCTCCTCACAATAGGTCATTCGAGGATCTGAATATACTTTGCGTTGAGAAGGAAGATATTCCAGCCCATGATGCCTGTGCCGTAGACATAGGTGAAATTAACAAGGATGATAGCTTTTCCTTGTTTGAGAAATTCGATGGAGAAAATGCTGCTTTCGATAATTATAATTCTTTTGAATACGGTTGCACAAGCAAGGACTGGATAGTTCCAGTGCCAGATGATATGGGTATAATCGAACATAATAGGGTAGAGGATTCATCGTCAAACCATTGGGGTCACTTCCCCGGTCAAGATTTTAAGATCAAACGAATTGAGGATTGGGTTATTGATCTTCAGCATTGCAGCCCTGTGGAAGAGACAAATGAAACAGCCATTTCTAACAGCCCGGTTAAGAGAGCTTCTTCATTTTTGGATGGTCTGGATAAAATGGAGATGAAAACGAACCCTGGTATGGAGGTAGCAAAAAGATACATTTCTTCGCTGAATGCCTCAGCTACCACTGTGCAACTGGCCAATCACGGTTTAGTTGCAATCCCCCTTCTAGTTGCTTTTGCTAGCTTGAAGGTTCTCAATCTGTCTGGAAATTCCATAG TGAGAATAACGGCTGGTTCTCTTCCTCGAGGACTGCATATGTTGAATCTGTCCAAAAACAAGTTATCTACCATTGAGGGCTTAAGAGAACTTACAAGACTTCGTGTTTTAGACCTGAGCTACAACAAAATCTCCAGAATAGGGCACG GTCTTGCATCATGTTCCTCGGTGAAAGAGTTATACCTTGCTGGAAACAAAATAAGTGAAGTAGAAGGTCTTCACCGATTACTGAAGCTAGCCGTTCTTGATTTGCGGTTCAACAAAATCGCAACCTCAAAGAGTCTTGGCCAACTTGCTGCCAACTACAATTCCTTGCAAGCCATCAGTTTGGAAGGAAATCCTGCCCAAAAGAATGTCGGCGATGAACAGTTGAAGAAATTTGTACAGGGTTTACTTCCACAGTTGGCTTATTACAACCGCCAGCATATCAAAAGCAGCACTCTGAAGGATTCCTCGGATAGAGCAGTTCGACTAGGCATTTCAGCTCATCAATTTGACCGTGGGGTAAAATCTGATCACAAGTCTTCTTCACGTCGAAGTGTTAGCAAACGAGCATCCCATGCGAATTCTCCACATCGGCAAAAATCTCAAGCATCGGACTCCCTAAAGCAATCTAAGGGTAAACATGCTGTTGCTCCACCTAGTAGCTCGCGAGCATCCAATCACCATAATCTCTTGGACATTAGCAGCAAGCTACGGGGGTTGAAATTGGGCGCTTCACTCCACAAAAGTCGAAGCGAGGGAGCTCTTGCTGCTGAGGTCTAA